One bacterium DNA segment encodes these proteins:
- the rpoN gene encoding RNA polymerase factor sigma-54, giving the protein MAIELKQQLKISQQLVMTPQLQQAIKLLQLNQLELVNLVQQELQENPVLEESDGEEETQAEREDATPDDFDDGPEAGEAGDADATPEMEMAADLASADGPEAGDVASSDAATEAAVDEPGPTDAEKIADVEWEQYLESHPMTGLDHGGVAGEDDRPSLEATYTRRPSLAEHLEWQLQVTDLDAAELEIATWIIGNIDDRGFLCSTVEEIARQSGALEPDVERVLAAIQQLDPTGVAARDLRECLLIQIDTLKIEDALARRLVDEHIDLLQKRDFRGLSRVTGATLQEVADAARVIGGLEPRPGRGFGGEDPVYITPDIYVYKIGEDFHVLLNEDGLPKLKINSMYREVLSTGGATGGKAGSRSAPAAELAERDTKNYVHDKVRSAMWLIKSIHQRQRTIYKVMQSIIHFQRDFFEHGVAYLKPLNLRDVAEDIEMHESTVSRVTTNKYVHTPQGIFELKYFFNSSIGRSDGGEAVASESVKEKIRKIIEAEDPARPLSDQRIAEMLKAGSIDIARRTVTKYREAMNILSSTKRRQVV; this is encoded by the coding sequence ATGGCCATCGAACTGAAACAGCAACTCAAGATCTCGCAGCAGCTGGTCATGACGCCCCAGCTGCAGCAGGCGATCAAGCTGCTTCAGTTGAACCAGCTCGAGCTGGTCAATCTCGTCCAGCAGGAGCTCCAGGAGAACCCGGTCCTCGAGGAATCCGACGGCGAGGAGGAGACGCAGGCCGAGCGTGAGGACGCGACGCCGGACGACTTCGACGATGGTCCCGAGGCCGGGGAAGCGGGCGACGCCGATGCCACCCCCGAGATGGAGATGGCCGCGGACCTGGCTTCTGCGGACGGGCCCGAGGCCGGCGACGTCGCATCGTCCGACGCTGCGACCGAGGCGGCCGTCGACGAGCCCGGCCCGACCGACGCGGAGAAGATCGCCGACGTCGAGTGGGAGCAGTATCTCGAGAGTCATCCGATGACGGGCCTCGATCACGGCGGGGTCGCGGGCGAGGACGATCGCCCCTCTCTCGAGGCCACCTATACCCGCCGGCCGAGCCTGGCGGAGCATCTCGAGTGGCAGCTCCAGGTCACCGACCTCGACGCGGCCGAGCTCGAGATCGCGACCTGGATCATCGGCAACATCGACGATCGCGGCTTCCTCTGCTCGACCGTCGAGGAGATCGCGCGGCAGTCCGGCGCTCTGGAGCCGGACGTCGAGCGCGTCCTCGCCGCGATCCAGCAGCTCGATCCGACTGGCGTCGCGGCGCGCGACCTGCGCGAGTGCCTGCTGATCCAGATCGACACGCTCAAGATCGAAGACGCGCTGGCGCGTCGCCTCGTCGACGAACACATCGACCTGCTGCAGAAGCGCGATTTCCGCGGTCTCTCCCGCGTGACCGGCGCGACGCTGCAGGAGGTGGCCGATGCGGCCCGCGTGATCGGCGGCCTCGAGCCGCGTCCGGGTCGTGGGTTCGGGGGCGAGGACCCCGTCTACATCACGCCGGACATCTACGTCTACAAGATCGGCGAGGACTTCCACGTCCTGCTGAACGAGGACGGCCTGCCGAAGCTGAAGATCAACTCGATGTACCGCGAGGTGCTCTCCACCGGTGGAGCGACCGGCGGCAAGGCGGGGAGTCGGTCGGCCCCGGCCGCGGAGCTCGCCGAGAGGGACACCAAGAACTACGTCCACGACAAGGTCCGCTCGGCGATGTGGCTGATCAAGTCGATCCACCAGCGGCAGCGGACGATCTACAAGGTCATGCAGAGCATCATCCACTTCCAGCGCGACTTCTTCGAGCATGGTGTCGCCTATCTGAAGCCGCTCAACCTGCGGGATGTCGCCGAAGACATCGAGATGCACGAGTCGACGGTCAGCCGCGTGACGACCAACAAATACGTCCATACGCCCCAGGGCATCTTCGAGCTCAAGTACTTCTTCAACTCGAGCATCGGGCGCTCGGACGGCGGCGAGGCGGTCGCCAGCGAGAGCGTCAAGGAGAAGATCCGCAAGATCATCGAGGCCGAGGATCCCGCCCGGCCGCTCTCCGATCAGCGGATCGCGGAGATGCTGAAGGCGGGGAGCATCGACATCGCGCGAAGAACCGTCACGAAATACAGAGAAGCGATGAATATCCTGTCGTCGACGAAGCGCAGACAGGTCGTGTGA
- a CDS encoding PTS sugar transporter subunit IIA has product MKITDILVREGSILDLVATGKDDLLAELAGALSSAEPALERDALLTVLREREALQSTGIGEGVAIPHGKIAGLDRLVATFARSTAGVDFESIDGQPTQLFFLLVVPEQSGGQHLKALARISRFFRDASFRGKLLEAGNLDEIFRAIEEEDAKF; this is encoded by the coding sequence ATGAAGATCACCGACATTCTCGTGCGCGAGGGCTCGATCCTCGACCTGGTTGCGACCGGGAAGGACGATCTGCTCGCGGAGCTGGCGGGCGCGCTCTCGTCGGCGGAGCCGGCCCTCGAGCGGGACGCGCTGCTCACGGTCCTGCGGGAGCGCGAGGCGCTGCAGAGCACGGGGATCGGGGAGGGCGTGGCCATTCCCCATGGGAAGATCGCGGGGCTCGATCGCCTGGTCGCGACCTTCGCGCGGAGCACCGCCGGCGTCGACTTCGAGTCGATCGACGGTCAGCCTACGCAGCTGTTCTTCCTGCTCGTCGTGCCCGAGCAGTCCGGAGGACAGCACCTGAAGGCGCTGGCGCGGATCTCCCGCTTCTTCCGGGATGCCAGCTTCCGCGGCAAGCTGCTCGAAGCCGGGAACCTCGACGAGATCTTTCGGGCCATCGAAGAGGAAGACGCCAAGTTCTGA
- the rapZ gene encoding RNase adapter RapZ — MSGQSGQRIVFVSGLSGSGKTTAMAALEDLSFYCVDNLPVQLVPQFLQLCTTASTEIDRIALALDAREQHFLERFPELVAELRETGANVQVLFLDCSNDVLERRYRETRRVHPLAPTGSVLEGVERERTLLDQVVSLADLKIDTSMLNVHQLKDTIGRQVSGDAPKQTVVNVVSFGYRHGTPAAVELLFDVRFLPNPYFESALRQGTGLEAEVADYVLTSERGREFFERLDRFVDYLLPLYDDEGKAYLTIGIGCTGGRHRSVAVAEAVGARLREAGREVNVSHRDVERPL, encoded by the coding sequence GTGAGCGGGCAGAGCGGTCAGCGGATCGTCTTCGTGAGCGGGTTGTCGGGGTCGGGGAAGACCACGGCGATGGCCGCGCTCGAGGACCTTTCGTTCTACTGCGTCGACAACCTCCCGGTTCAGCTCGTCCCCCAGTTCCTGCAGCTCTGCACGACCGCTTCGACCGAGATCGACCGGATCGCGCTCGCCCTCGATGCCCGCGAGCAGCACTTCCTCGAGCGTTTTCCCGAGCTCGTCGCCGAGCTCCGGGAGACCGGCGCGAACGTCCAGGTGCTCTTCCTCGACTGCTCGAACGACGTCCTCGAGCGCCGCTACCGCGAGACGCGGCGGGTCCATCCGCTCGCGCCGACGGGATCCGTCCTGGAGGGCGTCGAGCGTGAGCGCACGCTGCTCGACCAGGTGGTGAGCCTCGCCGACCTGAAGATCGACACGAGCATGCTCAACGTGCACCAGCTCAAGGACACGATCGGTCGTCAGGTGTCCGGCGACGCGCCGAAGCAGACCGTCGTGAACGTCGTTTCCTTCGGCTATCGGCACGGGACGCCGGCGGCCGTCGAGCTCCTCTTCGACGTCCGGTTCCTCCCGAACCCGTATTTCGAGAGCGCGCTCCGCCAGGGAACCGGTCTCGAGGCGGAAGTCGCCGACTACGTGCTGACGAGCGAGCGTGGCCGCGAGTTCTTCGAACGGCTCGATCGTTTCGTCGACTACCTCCTTCCCCTCTACGACGACGAAGGGAAGGCCTATCTCACGATCGGCATCGGCTGCACCGGCGGTCGCCACCGGTCGGTCGCCGTGGCCGAAGCCGTCGGCGCGCGGTTGCGCGAAGCCGGGCGTGAGGTCAATGTGTCTCATCGAGACGTGGAAAGGCCGCTCTGA
- a CDS encoding PTS fructose transporter subunit IIA — protein sequence MAAANANLRVGVLIVTHYRLGEEFLQALRLILPEAPEWDAVSVDPSMPVEEVRGKIADGLKAADAGDGVLILTDMFGGTPSNMSLSFHDEHQVEVVTGMNLPMLIKLATLREEKPLDELAAFIKAYGQRNISVASELVPEADG from the coding sequence ATGGCTGCTGCGAATGCGAATCTTCGGGTCGGCGTCCTGATCGTCACCCACTACCGGCTCGGCGAGGAGTTCCTGCAGGCACTGCGGCTGATCCTGCCGGAAGCACCCGAGTGGGACGCGGTGTCGGTCGATCCGTCGATGCCGGTGGAAGAGGTCCGCGGAAAGATCGCCGATGGACTCAAGGCGGCCGACGCGGGCGACGGCGTGTTGATCCTGACGGACATGTTCGGGGGCACGCCGTCGAACATGAGTCTCTCGTTCCACGACGAGCACCAGGTCGAGGTGGTCACGGGGATGAATCTCCCGATGCTGATCAAGCTCGCGACCCTCCGTGAGGAGAAGCCCCTCGACGAGCTCGCCGCGTTCATCAAGGCCTACGGCCAGCGCAACATCTCCGTCGCCAGCGAACTCGTTCCGGAGGCCGACGGATGA
- a CDS encoding HPr family phosphocarrier protein, which produces MSELTVEKEFTVRSELGLHARPAGKLASVAGRFEAEVTLGRGDEWVSGESVLSILCLAATQGTALRVRAVGVDAEQAVMEIGALIESPD; this is translated from the coding sequence ATGAGCGAGCTCACGGTCGAGAAGGAGTTCACCGTCCGTTCCGAGCTCGGGCTCCACGCGCGACCGGCGGGCAAGCTCGCTTCGGTGGCCGGTCGCTTCGAGGCGGAGGTGACCCTCGGCCGTGGTGACGAATGGGTCAGCGGCGAAAGCGTGCTCTCGATCCTGTGCCTGGCGGCCACCCAGGGCACGGCGCTGCGTGTGCGCGCCGTCGGCGTCGATGCCGAGCAGGCGGTGATGGAGATCGGGGCCCTGATCGAATCGCCCGACTGA
- the metK gene encoding methionine adenosyltransferase, translating into MASRLMFTSESVSMGHPDKMCDQISDSILDAMLAQDPTSRVACETATTTGLVLVCGEVTTSAVVDIPTIVRSVVHDIGYTSSDMGFDASTCGVTVALGKQSPDISQGVSEGEGLHKEQGAGDQGMMFGYACDETPELMPAPIRFSHRLIEKHRELLETGELDYLRPDAKSQVTIEYDEDDRPKRIDTIVLSTQHSPEVSHDQIRKDIIEKCIRTVLPGELIDDDTIFHVNPTGRFVVGGPMGDAGLTGRKIIVDTYGGMGRHGGGAFSGKDPSKVDRSAAYAARYVAKNLVAAGAARRAEVQLAYAIGVAEPVSIRVDTFGTSDLDRGRLEQIVRKHFDLTPRGIDEALDLRRPIYRTTSYHGHFGRENVGLPWEKTDKAEAIRADL; encoded by the coding sequence ATGGCTTCGCGCTTGATGTTCACTTCCGAGTCCGTGTCGATGGGGCACCCGGACAAGATGTGCGACCAGATTTCCGACTCGATCCTCGACGCGATGCTCGCGCAGGATCCGACGTCCCGAGTCGCCTGCGAGACGGCGACGACGACGGGCCTCGTGCTCGTCTGTGGTGAGGTCACGACGTCGGCCGTCGTCGACATTCCGACGATCGTTCGCAGCGTCGTCCACGACATCGGCTACACGAGCTCGGACATGGGCTTCGACGCCTCGACCTGCGGCGTCACGGTCGCCCTCGGCAAGCAGAGCCCGGACATCTCGCAGGGGGTGTCCGAAGGCGAGGGCCTCCACAAGGAGCAGGGCGCCGGCGACCAGGGCATGATGTTCGGCTACGCCTGCGACGAGACGCCGGAGCTGATGCCGGCGCCGATCCGCTTCTCCCACCGTCTGATCGAGAAGCACCGCGAGCTGCTCGAAACTGGCGAGCTCGACTACCTGCGCCCCGACGCGAAGAGCCAGGTCACGATCGAGTACGACGAGGACGACCGCCCGAAGCGGATCGACACCATCGTCCTCTCGACCCAGCACTCGCCGGAAGTCTCCCACGACCAGATTCGCAAGGACATCATCGAGAAGTGCATCCGAACCGTGCTGCCCGGTGAGCTGATCGACGACGACACGATCTTCCACGTGAACCCGACCGGCCGCTTCGTCGTCGGTGGCCCGATGGGCGACGCGGGTCTCACCGGCCGCAAGATCATCGTCGACACCTACGGCGGGATGGGCCGCCACGGCGGTGGCGCCTTCTCGGGCAAGGACCCCTCCAAGGTCGACCGGAGCGCTGCCTACGCCGCGCGCTACGTCGCGAAGAACCTGGTCGCCGCGGGGGCGGCACGTCGCGCCGAGGTCCAGCTGGCCTACGCGATCGGCGTCGCCGAGCCGGTCTCGATCCGCGTGGACACGTTCGGGACGAGCGATCTCGACCGCGGGCGCCTCGAGCAGATCGTGCGCAAGCACTTCGATCTGACGCCGCGGGGGATCGACGAAGCGCTCGACCTGCGACGCCCGATCTATCGCACGACTTCCTACCACGGTCACTTCGGCCGCGAGAACGTCGGCCTTCCGTGGGAGAAGACCGACAAGGCCGAGGCGATCCGCGCCGACCTCTAG
- a CDS encoding SpoIID/LytB domain-containing protein — MTDARTRSRRWRAVPRAHARAGARLRLRATVPAILVAVLVGCATAQANGGGGVRVLVYDGVAALDIGAAAEPHRVELAAGQLRVDGETVGSHWSPSGRGPWRVGSRTLRGRVAVRARSGRIQVLNRVDLESYVASTVGGEMSASWPAAALRAQAVATRTYVLHEAARRSSNDWDVSSTATSQVYRGIGAETEETRAAARATRGEILTHRGEPILAVFHSTAGGRTATAGEVWGEDRPYLRVVDVEGEDIAPHTYWRMEFAGSDLTGVVSVAGVEVGDLDSLSVTRRTRGGRVERLEIRGAQGRRELRGSALRSLVGTLGLRSTLFDVRETASGFAFVGSGFGHGVGMSQWGARALAERGLSYQRILARFYPGTRLERWSSRRLAGNLSPTPSVAADRGR; from the coding sequence ATGACCGACGCCCGGACTCGCTCGCGCCGGTGGCGCGCCGTCCCGCGCGCGCACGCGCGTGCCGGGGCACGGCTGCGCCTGAGGGCGACGGTCCCGGCGATCCTCGTCGCGGTGCTGGTCGGCTGCGCCACCGCGCAGGCGAACGGGGGCGGCGGCGTTCGCGTCCTCGTCTACGACGGCGTCGCGGCACTGGACATCGGCGCAGCGGCCGAACCGCATCGCGTCGAGCTCGCGGCGGGGCAGCTGCGCGTCGACGGCGAGACGGTCGGGTCCCACTGGTCGCCGAGCGGCCGCGGGCCGTGGCGCGTCGGGTCGCGAACGCTGCGGGGGCGCGTGGCCGTGCGCGCGCGATCCGGGCGGATCCAGGTGCTGAACCGCGTCGATCTCGAGTCCTACGTGGCGTCGACGGTCGGAGGCGAGATGTCGGCCAGCTGGCCTGCGGCGGCGCTGCGCGCCCAGGCGGTCGCCACGCGGACCTACGTGCTCCACGAAGCGGCGCGACGGAGCAGCAACGACTGGGACGTGAGTTCGACGGCGACGAGTCAGGTCTATCGCGGAATCGGTGCCGAGACCGAGGAGACGCGGGCCGCCGCCCGTGCCACCCGTGGCGAGATCCTGACCCATCGGGGCGAGCCGATCCTCGCCGTCTTCCACTCGACGGCCGGAGGCCGCACGGCGACGGCCGGCGAGGTCTGGGGCGAGGATCGTCCCTACCTGCGCGTCGTCGACGTCGAAGGCGAAGACATCGCGCCGCACACCTACTGGCGAATGGAGTTCGCAGGCAGCGACCTGACCGGAGTGGTCTCGGTGGCGGGCGTCGAGGTGGGGGATCTGGATTCCCTGTCCGTCACGCGCCGGACGCGCGGCGGCCGCGTGGAGCGTCTCGAGATCCGCGGCGCCCAGGGCCGCCGGGAGCTGCGCGGCTCGGCGCTCCGCAGTCTGGTCGGGACGCTCGGGCTGCGCAGCACCCTGTTCGACGTCCGCGAGACGGCGAGTGGATTCGCCTTCGTCGGTTCTGGCTTCGGCCACGGCGTGGGGATGAGTCAGTGGGGGGCGCGCGCGTTGGCAGAGCGCGGCCTGTCCTACCAGCGTATCCTCGCGCGCTTCTATCCTGGCACGCGTCTCGAACGCTGGTCCTCCCGGCGGCTGGCCGGGAACCTGTCCCCAACCCCGTCGGTCGCTGCCGACCGAGGGAGATGA
- the yajC gene encoding preprotein translocase subunit YajC, protein MSTNDLTLLQAQPGGADFSFFLMMGAIFLIFYFLVIRPQQRQQKDREEFLRTAAKGDDIVTSGGIHGKVSSVDGDVLEVEVARVRGEKVKLKVSLGRVDQLTKAGQADADNNSDGSKAKASS, encoded by the coding sequence ATGAGTACGAACGACCTCACCCTGCTGCAGGCTCAGCCCGGTGGCGCAGACTTCTCGTTCTTCCTGATGATGGGGGCGATCTTCCTCATCTTCTACTTCCTCGTGATCCGACCGCAGCAGCGGCAGCAGAAGGACCGCGAGGAGTTCCTTCGAACCGCGGCGAAGGGCGATGACATCGTCACGTCCGGCGGGATCCACGGGAAGGTGAGCTCGGTCGACGGCGACGTGCTCGAGGTCGAGGTCGCGCGCGTGCGCGGGGAGAAGGTCAAGCTCAAGGTCAGTCTCGGTCGCGTGGATCAACTGACGAAGGCGGGTCAGGCGGACGCCGACAACAACTCAGATGGCTCGAAAGCCAAGGCTTCGAGCTAG
- the secD gene encoding protein translocase subunit SecD: MGGPVGFRAISVFLLLVLFSFMTAANFIPKEDRVASNFWPDDGLRLGLDLRGGIHWVVGVELEEAVTQELEFVRQSVEERLERKQVSLAGASVDGERLTLQLRSEDDRAAVIEAVDDTGVARGTGGSGLDLEYALTDDWITEVRERTMLQVLEVLRRRIDDPQRGIPDSVVTRQGDDRVLVQIPGEQIDRDRARNLLKSTGFLEFKIVEDSDVSEEALRRRYPDGIGDDRVILVEKDRQTETVVAAYLLPKVAAITGAYLEDARLEFDQTQAPIVGFRFNAAGGEIFGRLTETNIGRGLAVVLDNQVYSAPSIRGRITMQGQITGNYTSEEAADLAVILRAGSLSVPTTIEEERTVGPGLGQDSIESGARASIIGLVLVLFFAAGYYRLSGGYAAVALLANLVMLIGLMSFFEATLTLPGIAGLVLTVGMAIDANVIIFERIREELRGNKSVRAAIATGFQKATGAVLDANITTLITAIILYQYGTGPIKGFAVTLSVGIVTSVFAALLVTRLLFQLYPGERNVQSLSI, translated from the coding sequence GTGGGTGGACCCGTAGGATTCCGAGCGATCAGCGTCTTCCTGCTGCTCGTTCTCTTCTCCTTCATGACGGCGGCGAACTTCATCCCGAAGGAAGATCGCGTCGCGAGCAATTTCTGGCCGGACGACGGGCTGCGCCTCGGTCTCGACCTGCGCGGCGGCATCCATTGGGTGGTCGGCGTCGAGCTGGAAGAGGCGGTGACCCAGGAGCTCGAGTTCGTTCGTCAGTCCGTCGAGGAGCGCCTCGAACGGAAGCAGGTCTCGCTGGCGGGGGCGTCCGTCGACGGCGAGCGGCTCACCCTGCAGCTGCGCTCGGAGGACGACCGCGCCGCGGTGATCGAAGCCGTCGACGACACCGGCGTCGCGCGCGGCACCGGCGGCAGCGGGCTCGACCTCGAGTATGCGCTGACCGACGACTGGATCACCGAGGTGCGCGAGCGCACGATGCTCCAGGTCCTCGAGGTCCTGCGGCGCCGGATCGACGATCCCCAGCGCGGCATTCCGGATTCGGTCGTGACCCGGCAGGGCGACGACCGCGTGCTCGTGCAGATTCCCGGCGAGCAGATCGATCGCGATCGCGCGCGAAACCTGCTCAAGAGCACGGGCTTCCTCGAGTTCAAGATCGTCGAGGACAGTGACGTCTCCGAAGAGGCCCTGCGGCGCCGCTATCCCGACGGGATCGGCGACGACCGGGTCATCCTCGTCGAGAAGGATCGCCAGACCGAGACGGTCGTCGCGGCCTACCTGCTCCCGAAGGTCGCCGCGATCACGGGGGCGTACCTCGAGGACGCGCGGCTCGAGTTCGACCAGACGCAGGCCCCGATCGTGGGCTTCCGCTTCAACGCGGCGGGCGGCGAGATCTTCGGTCGGCTGACCGAGACGAACATCGGACGCGGCCTCGCCGTCGTCCTCGACAACCAGGTCTACAGCGCCCCCTCGATTCGCGGGCGCATCACGATGCAGGGCCAGATCACCGGCAACTACACCTCGGAGGAGGCCGCCGATCTCGCGGTCATCCTGCGCGCCGGCTCCCTGAGCGTTCCGACGACGATCGAAGAGGAGCGGACGGTCGGCCCCGGCCTCGGCCAGGACTCGATCGAGAGCGGCGCTCGCGCCTCGATCATCGGCCTCGTGCTCGTCCTCTTCTTCGCCGCCGGCTACTACCGCCTCTCGGGCGGCTACGCCGCGGTCGCGCTCCTCGCGAACCTCGTGATGCTGATCGGGCTGATGTCCTTCTTCGAGGCGACGCTCACGCTGCCCGGGATCGCGGGCCTCGTGCTGACCGTCGGCATGGCCATCGACGCGAACGTGATCATCTTCGAGCGCATCCGCGAGGAGTTGCGTGGCAACAAGTCGGTTCGCGCCGCGATCGCGACGGGGTTCCAGAAGGCGACCGGCGCCGTCCTCGATGCGAACATCACGACGCTGATCACCGCGATCATCCTCTACCAGTACGGAACGGGGCCGATCAAGGGCTTCGCCGTGACGCTGTCGGTGGGGATCGTGACGAGCGTCTTCGCCGCGCTGCTGGTCACGCGACTGCTCTTCCAGCTCTACCCGGGCGAGCGCAACGTCCAGTCCCTGTCCATCTAG
- the secF gene encoding protein translocase subunit SecF, translating to MPFEIVPAGTQIDFLGKRHICLVISLGLIALGAVFAGLNGVNVGLDFAGGTEVQLLFDEGVAVDEQALRELTEAKGFTSYQVVRFSDDPSVNEFVIKFLDVLEGSEAAAEVARLEAEAESEGESAIGLEANTRVVVLESFIEQEIGGHTEQRVEYVGPRVGAELREDGALALLYSAIMILIYVAFRFSARFAPGAVVAVMHDLAITASILVIIGEEFDLRILAAMLAILGYSLNDTIIIYDRIRENMDLHTTADLEATLNTSVNQTLSRTVLTSVTTLLALLSLFFLGGEVIQPFAKTMLIGVLVGTYSSIFIASPLLLFLEQRYGDGGKPKAKKGPGVNKAVV from the coding sequence GTGCCCTTCGAAATCGTCCCGGCCGGCACCCAAATCGACTTCCTCGGCAAGCGCCACATCTGCCTGGTGATCTCACTCGGACTGATCGCGCTCGGCGCGGTCTTCGCCGGGTTGAACGGCGTCAACGTCGGTCTCGACTTCGCCGGCGGAACCGAGGTCCAACTCCTCTTCGACGAAGGCGTCGCGGTCGACGAGCAAGCGCTTCGCGAGCTGACGGAAGCGAAGGGTTTCACGAGCTACCAGGTGGTCCGCTTCAGCGACGACCCGAGCGTGAATGAGTTCGTGATCAAGTTCCTCGACGTCCTCGAGGGGTCCGAGGCGGCCGCCGAGGTCGCGCGGCTCGAGGCAGAAGCCGAGAGCGAGGGCGAGAGCGCGATCGGCCTCGAGGCGAATACCCGCGTCGTCGTGCTCGAGTCCTTCATCGAGCAGGAGATCGGCGGCCACACCGAGCAGCGCGTCGAGTACGTCGGTCCGCGGGTCGGTGCCGAGCTGCGTGAGGATGGGGCGCTCGCGCTGCTCTACTCGGCGATCATGATCCTGATCTACGTCGCCTTCCGGTTCAGCGCCCGCTTCGCGCCGGGCGCGGTCGTGGCCGTGATGCACGACCTCGCGATCACCGCGAGCATCCTCGTGATCATCGGCGAGGAGTTCGATCTGCGGATCCTGGCCGCGATGCTCGCGATCCTCGGCTACAGCCTGAACGACACGATCATCATCTACGACCGCATCCGCGAGAACATGGACCTCCACACCACGGCGGACCTCGAGGCGACGCTCAATACGAGCGTGAACCAGACGCTCTCGCGCACGGTGCTCACGTCGGTGACGACGCTCCTCGCGCTGCTCTCGCTCTTCTTCCTGGGCGGCGAGGTCATCCAGCCCTTCGCGAAGACGATGCTGATCGGCGTCCTCGTTGGCACCTACTCGTCGATCTTCATCGCCTCCCCGCTGCTCCTCTTCCTCGAGCAGCGCTACGGCGACGGCGGGAAGCCCAAGGCCAAGAAGGGCCCCGGCGTCAACAAGGCCGTCGTGTAG
- a CDS encoding polymer-forming cytoskeletal protein yields the protein MATIGQSIIFKGELSGDEDLEIEGQVDGNVNLQNHQLTVGANGRLKAEVQAKSIIVIGQVIGNLSATERIEIQATGVVEGDLRAPRLNVQEGAVLNGSIDMAAQSAGASASEPKKPATPPQPAASGPEAEARKTA from the coding sequence ATGGCCACGATTGGTCAGTCGATCATTTTCAAGGGTGAGCTCTCCGGCGACGAGGACCTCGAGATCGAGGGCCAGGTCGACGGCAACGTCAACCTGCAGAACCACCAGCTGACCGTCGGGGCCAACGGCCGCCTGAAGGCGGAGGTCCAGGCCAAGTCGATCATCGTGATCGGCCAGGTGATCGGAAACCTCAGCGCCACCGAACGGATCGAGATCCAGGCCACCGGCGTCGTCGAAGGCGACCTCCGGGCCCCGCGTCTGAACGTGCAGGAAGGCGCGGTGCTGAACGGCTCGATCGACATGGCGGCCCAGAGCGCCGGCGCGAGCGCGAGCGAGCCCAAGAAGCCCGCCACCCCGCCCCAGCCCGCGGCCAGCGGCCCCGAGGCCGAGGCACGCAAGACGGCCTAG